Part of the Gammaproteobacteria bacterium genome is shown below.
CCGGGTCACCATCATCAGCAGGCCGAGCACCACCACCGCCAGACTTACCGCGATGACGTTGCGGGTGGCCGCGAGCTCCATGCGCTCGATGGGCAGCACGACCCAGTAGCAGAAGATCACCAGGCCGACGCCGGCGAGCGTGACCGCGGGCGGCGAGGCGAGGCTCTCCACGTGGCGGTCGAGGCCGAGGCGCCGGACCCAGCGGTGCAGCATCCAGGGGATCACGCCCGCCTTCAGGACGAGGGTCAGCGCGGCCGTGACGTAGAGGTGCGGCTCGCGGTGCGCCGCGGCCATCAGCGCGGTCACCGCGGCCACCAGCCCGCCCTGCCAGGCGAAGGTGCGCAGGGTGGCGACCAGCCGGGCCTGGGTGAGCAGCGCGAAGCAGGTGAAGAGCACCACCGCCGCGAGGACGAAGACCGCCTGGTCGAGGAGCGTGAGATGGGTCACGGGCTAGGCCCCCACCTCGAGGATCACGTGGCTGAACATGCCGAGCAGGGCCAGCAGGAAGGCGAGGTTGAGGAACAGCGGGGCGCGGAAGAGCCGCATCTTGGCGAGCGTGGTCTCGGCGAGGGCGAGCAGGGCCCCGAGGACGGCGAGCTTGCCGGCGAGGGCCAGCGCCGCGAAGGCGAGCGTGGAGGGCTTCAGCGCGGTGGCGACGCCCCAGGGGAAGAAGACGTTCGCGATCAGGGTGCCGTAGAGCAGGAGCTTCAGCTGGGCGGCCCACTCCATGAGCGCCAGGTGGCGCCCGCTGTACTCGAGGATCATGGCCTCGTGGACCATCGTGAGCTCGAGGTGGGTCGCGGGGTTGTCGATGGGGATGCGGCCGGTCTCCGCGATGGCCACCAGCGCGAGCGCCCCGAGGGCGAAGAGGATCGAGGGCCGCAGGGCGAGCGGCGCGCCGAGCAGCTGCTCCATGACCCCCGAGAGGTTGGTCGTGTGCGCCGTCATGGTGATGGTGAAGACGGCGGTCAGCATGGCGGGCTCGGCGAGCGCCGCGATCATCATCTCCCGCGAGGAGCCCATGCCGCCGAAGGCGGTGCCCACGTCGAGCCCCGCGAGCGCCAGGAAGAACCGCGCCAGGGCGAGGAAGCCGGCCAGCACCACCACGTCGGCCACCGCCGCGCTCGGCAGGCCGGTGGCGAGCGAGGGCAGCGTGGCGGCGGCGATCCAGGTTGCCCCGAACACGATGTAGGGCGCGGCCCGGAACACGGGCGACGCCGTGTGGGCGACCAGGGCCTCCTTCGTGAGCAGTTTCGCGAGCTCCCGGTAGGGCTGCGTCAGCGGGGGACCCTTGCGGTTCTGCAGGCGCGCCTTCACCCGCCGCACCCAGCCGACGAGGAGCGGGGCCGCCGCGAGCACCAGGAGCGCCTGCAGCACCGCGAGCGACCAGGCCCAGACGCTCAGGAGATGATCCACAGCAGCACCAGGAGGGTTGCGAGC
Proteins encoded:
- a CDS encoding formate hydrogenlyase, with translation MTHLTLLDQAVFVLAAVVLFTCFALLTQARLVATLRTFAWQGGLVAAVTALMAAAHREPHLYVTAALTLVLKAGVIPWMLHRWVRRLGLDRHVESLASPPAVTLAGVGLVIFCYWVVLPIERMELAATRNVIAVSLAVVVLGLLMMVTRRQAVSQVVGFMAMENGLFLAAVTATSGMPLVVELGVAFDVLVAAVLFGVFFLQIRDAIDSLDVDRLNRLAEGMEQE
- a CDS encoding NADH-quinone oxidoreductase subunit H; this encodes MDHLLSVWAWSLAVLQALLVLAAAPLLVGWVRRVKARLQNRKGPPLTQPYRELAKLLTKEALVAHTASPVFRAAPYIVFGATWIAAATLPSLATGLPSAAVADVVVLAGFLALARFFLALAGLDVGTAFGGMGSSREMMIAALAEPAMLTAVFTITMTAHTTNLSGVMEQLLGAPLALRPSILFALGALALVAIAETGRIPIDNPATHLELTMVHEAMILEYSGRHLALMEWAAQLKLLLYGTLIANVFFPWGVATALKPSTLAFAALALAGKLAVLGALLALAETTLAKMRLFRAPLFLNLAFLLALLGMFSHVILEVGA